The following proteins come from a genomic window of Archocentrus centrarchus isolate MPI-CPG fArcCen1 chromosome 3, fArcCen1, whole genome shotgun sequence:
- the LOC115775892 gene encoding BTB/POZ domain-containing protein 1 isoform X1 — translation MATGSSGGGLASNHDGQEAASNSAQCGAPAALSNVPASGPTPSGSPPVLGLHREPMYNWQATKSSLKERFAFLFNNELLSDVRFIVGKGRQAQRIPAHKFVLAAGSAVFDAMFNGGMATTSAEIELPDVEPAAFLALLRFLYSDEVHIGPETVMTTLYTAKKYAVPALEGHCVEFLTKHLRADNAFMLLTQARLFDEPQLASLCLDTIDKSTADAINAEGFTDIDLDTLCAVLERDTLSIRENRLFGAVVRWAEAECYRQQLPLTAENKQKVLGKALPLIRFPLMTVEEFAAGPAQSGILFDREVVNLFLHFTVNPKPRVDYIDRPRCCLRGEECSINRFQQVESRWGYSGTSDRIRFNVNRRISIVGFGLYGSIHGPTDYQVNIQIMESDKRITLGQNETGFSCDGTANTFRVMFKEPVEILPNVSYTACATLKGPDSHYGTKGFKKVTQESSTGTKTTFLFFSSPGNNNGTSVEDGQIPEIIYYT, via the exons ATGGCGACTGGGAGCAGCGGCGGCGGATTGGCGTCAAACCACGACGGTCAGGAGGCAGCATCCAACTCGGCTCAGTGCGGAGCACCAGCGGCGCTCTCCAATGTGCCAGCCTCTGGTCCTACTCCGTCTGGCTCCCCGCCTGTCCTCGGCCTCCACCGGGAGCCAATGTACAACTGGCAAGCGACAAAGAGCTCCCTGAAGGAGCGCTTCGCCTTCCTCTTCAACAACGAGCTGCTCAGCGACGTCAGGTTCATAGTCGGAAAAGGCAGACAGGCCCAGAGGATACCGGCCCACAAGTTCGTCCTGGCCGCTGGCAGTGCCGTTTTTGATGCCATGTTCAACGGAGGGATGGCCACGACTTCTGCTGAAATCGAGCTGCCTGATGTGGAGCCGGCCGCCTTCCTCGCGTTGCTCAG GTTCCTCTATTCTGACGAGGTCCACATTGGCCCGGAGACTGTGATGACGACTCTGTATACAGCTAAGAAGTATGCGGTTCCTGCTCTGGAGGGTCACTGCGTGGAGTTCCTCACCAAACACCTCAGAGCTGACAACGCATTTATGCTTCTCACTCAG GCAAGGTTATTCGATGAACCCCAGCTTGCCAGCCTCTGCTTGGACACCATCGACAAAAGCACTGCAGATGCAATAAATGCAGAGGGATTTACAGATATTGACCTCG ACACCTTATGTGCAGTGCTAGAAAGAGACACACTAAGCATCAGGGAGAACCGTCTGTTTGGAGCGGTGGTCCGCTGGGCGGAAGCCGAATGTTACAGACAACAGCTTCCTCTAACTGCGGAGAACAAACAGAAGGTTCTGGGGAAAGCCCTCCCGCTCATCCGCTTCCCGCTCATGACTGTTGAGGAGTTTGCTGCCG GGCCTGCCCAGTCTGGAATATTGTTCGATCGGGAGGTGGTAAATCTGTTTTTACACTTTACAGTAAACCCCAAACCACGGGTCGACTACATTGACAGGCCTCGCTGCTGCCTCAGGGGGGAGGAGTGCAGCATTAATAGATTCCAGCAGGTTGAGAGTCGATGGGGGTACAGTGGTACCAGCGACAGGATCAG aTTCAATGTTAATAGAAGAATATCCATAGTGGGGTTTGGCTTGTATGGTTCCATACATGGACCCACTGACTATCAGGTCAACATACAG ATCATGGAGAGCGACAAGCGCATCACACTGGGACAGAACGAGACGGGTTTCAGCTGTGATGGCACAGCAAACACGTTCCGAGTGATGTTCAAAGAACCCGTGGAAATCCTACCCAATGTCAGCTACACTGCATGTGCCACCTTAAAG GGCCCTGACTCGCATTACGGCACTAAAGGGTTCAAGAAAGTGACCCAGGAATCATCAACGGGGACCAagacaacatttttattttttagttcaCCTGGAAATAACAACGGCACATCCGTGGAGGACGGGCAGATACCAGAAATCATCTACTACACCTGA
- the LOC115775892 gene encoding BTB/POZ domain-containing protein 1 isoform X2: protein MATGSSGGGLASNHDGQEAASNSAQCGAPAALSNVPASGPTPSGSPPVLGLHREPMYNWQATKSSLKERFAFLFNNELLSDVRFIVGKGRQAQRIPAHKFVLAAGSAVFDAMFNGGMATTSAEIELPDVEPAAFLALLRFLYSDEVHIGPETVMTTLYTAKKYAVPALEGHCVEFLTKHLRADNAFMLLTQARLFDEPQLASLCLDTIDKSTADAINAEGFTDIDLDTLCAVLERDTLSIRENRLFGAVVRWAEAECYRQQLPLTAENKQKVLGKALPLIRFPLMTVEEFAAVNPKPRVDYIDRPRCCLRGEECSINRFQQVESRWGYSGTSDRIRFNVNRRISIVGFGLYGSIHGPTDYQVNIQIMESDKRITLGQNETGFSCDGTANTFRVMFKEPVEILPNVSYTACATLKGPDSHYGTKGFKKVTQESSTGTKTTFLFFSSPGNNNGTSVEDGQIPEIIYYT from the exons ATGGCGACTGGGAGCAGCGGCGGCGGATTGGCGTCAAACCACGACGGTCAGGAGGCAGCATCCAACTCGGCTCAGTGCGGAGCACCAGCGGCGCTCTCCAATGTGCCAGCCTCTGGTCCTACTCCGTCTGGCTCCCCGCCTGTCCTCGGCCTCCACCGGGAGCCAATGTACAACTGGCAAGCGACAAAGAGCTCCCTGAAGGAGCGCTTCGCCTTCCTCTTCAACAACGAGCTGCTCAGCGACGTCAGGTTCATAGTCGGAAAAGGCAGACAGGCCCAGAGGATACCGGCCCACAAGTTCGTCCTGGCCGCTGGCAGTGCCGTTTTTGATGCCATGTTCAACGGAGGGATGGCCACGACTTCTGCTGAAATCGAGCTGCCTGATGTGGAGCCGGCCGCCTTCCTCGCGTTGCTCAG GTTCCTCTATTCTGACGAGGTCCACATTGGCCCGGAGACTGTGATGACGACTCTGTATACAGCTAAGAAGTATGCGGTTCCTGCTCTGGAGGGTCACTGCGTGGAGTTCCTCACCAAACACCTCAGAGCTGACAACGCATTTATGCTTCTCACTCAG GCAAGGTTATTCGATGAACCCCAGCTTGCCAGCCTCTGCTTGGACACCATCGACAAAAGCACTGCAGATGCAATAAATGCAGAGGGATTTACAGATATTGACCTCG ACACCTTATGTGCAGTGCTAGAAAGAGACACACTAAGCATCAGGGAGAACCGTCTGTTTGGAGCGGTGGTCCGCTGGGCGGAAGCCGAATGTTACAGACAACAGCTTCCTCTAACTGCGGAGAACAAACAGAAGGTTCTGGGGAAAGCCCTCCCGCTCATCCGCTTCCCGCTCATGACTGTTGAGGAGTTTGCTGCCG TAAACCCCAAACCACGGGTCGACTACATTGACAGGCCTCGCTGCTGCCTCAGGGGGGAGGAGTGCAGCATTAATAGATTCCAGCAGGTTGAGAGTCGATGGGGGTACAGTGGTACCAGCGACAGGATCAG aTTCAATGTTAATAGAAGAATATCCATAGTGGGGTTTGGCTTGTATGGTTCCATACATGGACCCACTGACTATCAGGTCAACATACAG ATCATGGAGAGCGACAAGCGCATCACACTGGGACAGAACGAGACGGGTTTCAGCTGTGATGGCACAGCAAACACGTTCCGAGTGATGTTCAAAGAACCCGTGGAAATCCTACCCAATGTCAGCTACACTGCATGTGCCACCTTAAAG GGCCCTGACTCGCATTACGGCACTAAAGGGTTCAAGAAAGTGACCCAGGAATCATCAACGGGGACCAagacaacatttttattttttagttcaCCTGGAAATAACAACGGCACATCCGTGGAGGACGGGCAGATACCAGAAATCATCTACTACACCTGA
- the LOC115775905 gene encoding transmembrane 6 superfamily member 1 isoform X1 gives MSASAGTGVFMLSLMSIPICYLFNSLIYSNSAEAFFFAGCTTVLILAISARFMLKKKAPVDPLFYVYAVNAFLSVVNLIVGLEQDNIIDGFVTFYLREADPHVNTAHGHMISYWDGCVHYLMYLLMIAAITWGDSYRAIGLYWVGSFLMRAMVYILGNAVGKYGTHVGPLFILHILYISLSVWACFRILTQPSTRDVELTDIEEAQRTGLLHRHLDLVFIIYLIPALAFCVFRGLVVLDCSSKWCQDYTQQYEPYLKDPSAYPKVQMLVSMLYFGPYYIITLYGLLVPGCEWMPDLTLVHSGALAQAQFSHIGASLHTRTPFSYRVPVDSQPVFLLVNVLYTLVPQVLCYRCCTQPAFFLKTTPEKKGE, from the exons ATGAGCGCGTCTGCGGGAACGGGGGTGTTCATGCTCTCCTTGATGTCTATCCCCATCTGCTATTTATTCAATTCTCTCATTTACAGCAACAG TGCCGAAGCTTTCTTCTTCGCTGGGTGCACAACAGTTCTTATTCTGGCCATTTCAGCCCGTTTTATGCTTAAAAAGAAGGCTCCAGTAGATCCTCTTTTCTATG TGTATGCAGTAAATGCATTCCTCAGTGTGGTGAACCTGATCGTTGGGCTGGAGCAAGACAACATCATTGATGGATTTGTGACGTTTTACCTCAGAGAG GCAGATCCACATGTTAACACAGCACATGGGCACATGATCTCCTATTGGGATGGCTGCGTGCACTATCTCATGTATCTGCTCATGATTGCTGCAATTACTTGGGG GGACAGTTACCGAGCAATTGGACTCTACTGGGTGGGATCTTTTCTCATGCGTGCCATGGTCTACATTCTTGGGAATGCTGTGG GAAAGTATGGGACCCATGTTGGTCCTCTCTTCATCCTCCATATATTGTATATCTCGTTGTCTGTGTGGGCTTGCTTCCGCATCCTTACTCAGCCTTCTACACGGGATGTCGAGTTAACA GACATCGAGGAGGCTCAGAGGACAGGCTTGCTCCACAGACATCTGGACTTGGTGTTCATCATCTACCTCATCCCGGCACTGGctttctgtgtgttcagaggCCTG gtTGTTCTGGACTGCTCCAGCAAATGGTGTCAGGACTACACACAACAGTATGAGCCATACCTCAAAGACCCTTCAGCCTACCCTAAAGTACAG ATGCTGGTGAGCATGCTGTATTTTGGGCCCTACTACATCATTACTCTCTATGGGCTGTTGGTCCCAGGATGTGAGTGGATGCCAGACCTGACTCTTGTACACTCGGGAGCCCTGGCACAG GCCCAGTTCTCCCATATTGGTGCGTCTCTTCACACACGGACACCGTTTTCATACAGAGTGCCTGTTGACAGCCAGCCTGTCTTCTTGCTGGTCAATGTGCTGTACACTCTGGTGCCTCAGGTTCTGTGCTaccgctgctgcacacaacctGCCTTCTTCCTCAAGACAACACCAGAGAAGAAAGGTGAATGA
- the LOC115775905 gene encoding transmembrane 6 superfamily member 1 isoform X2, translating into MSASAGTGVFMLSLMSIPICYLFNSLIYSNSAEAFFFAGCTTVLILAISARFMLKKKAPVDPLFYVYAVNAFLSVVNLIVGLEQDNIIDGFVTFYLREADPHVNTAHGHMISYWDGCVHYLMYLLMIAAITWGDSYRAIGLYWVGSFLMRAMVYILGNAVGKYGTHVGPLFILHILYISLSVWACFRILTQPSTRDVELTDIEEAQRTGLLHRHLDLVFIIYLIPALAFCVFRGLAQFSHIGASLHTRTPFSYRVPVDSQPVFLLVNVLYTLVPQVLCYRCCTQPAFFLKTTPEKKGE; encoded by the exons ATGAGCGCGTCTGCGGGAACGGGGGTGTTCATGCTCTCCTTGATGTCTATCCCCATCTGCTATTTATTCAATTCTCTCATTTACAGCAACAG TGCCGAAGCTTTCTTCTTCGCTGGGTGCACAACAGTTCTTATTCTGGCCATTTCAGCCCGTTTTATGCTTAAAAAGAAGGCTCCAGTAGATCCTCTTTTCTATG TGTATGCAGTAAATGCATTCCTCAGTGTGGTGAACCTGATCGTTGGGCTGGAGCAAGACAACATCATTGATGGATTTGTGACGTTTTACCTCAGAGAG GCAGATCCACATGTTAACACAGCACATGGGCACATGATCTCCTATTGGGATGGCTGCGTGCACTATCTCATGTATCTGCTCATGATTGCTGCAATTACTTGGGG GGACAGTTACCGAGCAATTGGACTCTACTGGGTGGGATCTTTTCTCATGCGTGCCATGGTCTACATTCTTGGGAATGCTGTGG GAAAGTATGGGACCCATGTTGGTCCTCTCTTCATCCTCCATATATTGTATATCTCGTTGTCTGTGTGGGCTTGCTTCCGCATCCTTACTCAGCCTTCTACACGGGATGTCGAGTTAACA GACATCGAGGAGGCTCAGAGGACAGGCTTGCTCCACAGACATCTGGACTTGGTGTTCATCATCTACCTCATCCCGGCACTGGctttctgtgtgttcagaggCCTG GCCCAGTTCTCCCATATTGGTGCGTCTCTTCACACACGGACACCGTTTTCATACAGAGTGCCTGTTGACAGCCAGCCTGTCTTCTTGCTGGTCAATGTGCTGTACACTCTGGTGCCTCAGGTTCTGTGCTaccgctgctgcacacaacctGCCTTCTTCCTCAAGACAACACCAGAGAAGAAAGGTGAATGA
- the LOC115775905 gene encoding transmembrane 6 superfamily member 1 isoform X3, producing MISYWDGCVHYLMYLLMIAAITWGDSYRAIGLYWVGSFLMRAMVYILGNAVGKYGTHVGPLFILHILYISLSVWACFRILTQPSTRDVELTDIEEAQRTGLLHRHLDLVFIIYLIPALAFCVFRGLVVLDCSSKWCQDYTQQYEPYLKDPSAYPKVQMLVSMLYFGPYYIITLYGLLVPGCEWMPDLTLVHSGALAQAQFSHIGASLHTRTPFSYRVPVDSQPVFLLVNVLYTLVPQVLCYRCCTQPAFFLKTTPEKKGE from the exons ATGATCTCCTATTGGGATGGCTGCGTGCACTATCTCATGTATCTGCTCATGATTGCTGCAATTACTTGGGG GGACAGTTACCGAGCAATTGGACTCTACTGGGTGGGATCTTTTCTCATGCGTGCCATGGTCTACATTCTTGGGAATGCTGTGG GAAAGTATGGGACCCATGTTGGTCCTCTCTTCATCCTCCATATATTGTATATCTCGTTGTCTGTGTGGGCTTGCTTCCGCATCCTTACTCAGCCTTCTACACGGGATGTCGAGTTAACA GACATCGAGGAGGCTCAGAGGACAGGCTTGCTCCACAGACATCTGGACTTGGTGTTCATCATCTACCTCATCCCGGCACTGGctttctgtgtgttcagaggCCTG gtTGTTCTGGACTGCTCCAGCAAATGGTGTCAGGACTACACACAACAGTATGAGCCATACCTCAAAGACCCTTCAGCCTACCCTAAAGTACAG ATGCTGGTGAGCATGCTGTATTTTGGGCCCTACTACATCATTACTCTCTATGGGCTGTTGGTCCCAGGATGTGAGTGGATGCCAGACCTGACTCTTGTACACTCGGGAGCCCTGGCACAG GCCCAGTTCTCCCATATTGGTGCGTCTCTTCACACACGGACACCGTTTTCATACAGAGTGCCTGTTGACAGCCAGCCTGTCTTCTTGCTGGTCAATGTGCTGTACACTCTGGTGCCTCAGGTTCTGTGCTaccgctgctgcacacaacctGCCTTCTTCCTCAAGACAACACCAGAGAAGAAAGGTGAATGA
- the LOC115775905 gene encoding transmembrane 6 superfamily member 1 isoform X4, with protein sequence MLWDIEEAQRTGLLHRHLDLVFIIYLIPALAFCVFRGLVVLDCSSKWCQDYTQQYEPYLKDPSAYPKVQMLVSMLYFGPYYIITLYGLLVPGCEWMPDLTLVHSGALAQAQFSHIGASLHTRTPFSYRVPVDSQPVFLLVNVLYTLVPQVLCYRCCTQPAFFLKTTPEKKGE encoded by the exons ATGCTGTGG GACATCGAGGAGGCTCAGAGGACAGGCTTGCTCCACAGACATCTGGACTTGGTGTTCATCATCTACCTCATCCCGGCACTGGctttctgtgtgttcagaggCCTG gtTGTTCTGGACTGCTCCAGCAAATGGTGTCAGGACTACACACAACAGTATGAGCCATACCTCAAAGACCCTTCAGCCTACCCTAAAGTACAG ATGCTGGTGAGCATGCTGTATTTTGGGCCCTACTACATCATTACTCTCTATGGGCTGTTGGTCCCAGGATGTGAGTGGATGCCAGACCTGACTCTTGTACACTCGGGAGCCCTGGCACAG GCCCAGTTCTCCCATATTGGTGCGTCTCTTCACACACGGACACCGTTTTCATACAGAGTGCCTGTTGACAGCCAGCCTGTCTTCTTGCTGGTCAATGTGCTGTACACTCTGGTGCCTCAGGTTCTGTGCTaccgctgctgcacacaacctGCCTTCTTCCTCAAGACAACACCAGAGAAGAAAGGTGAATGA